Within Bombus fervidus isolate BK054 chromosome 3, iyBomFerv1, whole genome shotgun sequence, the genomic segment TTTCTGTCAAATATTAACAACCAAATATGTGCATTTTTCATCATTATGATACTAAGTGCTTAATGTTAATTGcgtatttattgtttattcttttttttttattcgtcattcgaataaattttgattGCTAATTATAATAAGTATACAAACTGACAAGCAGAAACAATAGCGTAGCGATCGACCGATTGTGGTATGGACTAGGATGCGGTGAgggtgtcacgtaaaataaaaaggagatatcgaagacgaaaaataaaagataaaaataaagaaataaaaaaagagaatttatttcttagcaCTTGGTTTACACTAACTACAATTCACTTCTGAACTCTAGACGTGACTTTTCAAGACTGAAGCTCTTCCAACTACCTTCGGCGGAATCCGACTCCCcttctttgtcatccctcaacatccccactatccacgcgtttatTAGGAgttctcgatcattcggcgaaaGGACTGTTGGGATTTTGAGGGTTCGTTAGGCACTTCGCTTCAGCGACATACATTATCACCGAGTGccgtgtcacgtaaaataaaaaagaactttttttttttgcaatacGCTTCCCGCCTCTAGGCATGACTGTTCAAGACTGCCTTGGATGATTTTAGGGAgagtatttaaattcttttattcgtggGAATGGGAAAAGGCTTCGATCATATATTTCTGAGAACGGACAGAGTGACCGGATGTTATCCCGATGGTCACTTATGCTAAGGCGCTTGGAATTTCGCTATCTTATCGCTTTGTTTAGTCGGATTTCGTCTGTGACATTTCGTCTGTGACAGCCGCCACATCTTTATTTCCGTCATCAGCCaatcggttccgaagcgctTGGTCCCCGATGCGGACTGAGATGTGGTTGATGTTACAGATGCCTGGCTTTTGGGTTACAAGGCGTTACAAGGACTTGGAGGGCCGTTGTGACATTGCCAAAAAATTGCTCACGAGACATTTCCATGGTAGTCCGTGCTAAATCGGCTTTGAAGGCACTCGAACATGACTTCAGTGGAAACGGttccatatatttatataaaaccaATTATTCAAGTAATTTTCCAGTTTAGCTTGCCTATGGGAACGGTTTCATATAAATACATTGAAGCAAATTGTTTCACGTTTGATTGTCAATGGATCTTTAGCTTAAGGCTTACATTTGTTTAATAGGTGATAAAAATAGACATAAACATGATATACCATAGCATACTAGCCCAttgttctttctctttttctcgtgtcattacatattgttatttataatgttaAGCATTTAAACAAAAGGCGGACTTTGGATATAATCTCAGGTAAGCAATCTATTAAGCACATCTGCGTTAAGTTATCAATCtcaatatgtattataatcatttataGATTAAATCTATAGATTAACATTCAGAGGATTAATAAGCTTTACTCGGTAATGAAAGTTAGATAgataaaaatcagaaaaaaatGTGTGATGACAAATCTTATCTACAGTTAGTTTATACTTCtgtttttctcatttttataaacgaataCGAAAGTAAAACAGATATATCGCGTTAGAAATATTACTCGCAAACTATCAACTACTAAAATTACtactaaaatgaaatttaggttttcttataataaaaatataatataataaaaataaatttaatttcaaatctaaaaattgttaaatatattgtgtataaagaattttattaaaattcttgcaTAATTGCACTAATCCATTATCGTTTGAAAGGAAGGATTTGCTTTTGTTCTCtaaaaagaaatgttataaatgattaatttttcattctcagACAACTAAATTTAATCATTACGCGATTTTGTTATTCTCATACTTATCTATCTCAGATAGAAAAGTAGATATGAACTTTTCCGTAAAACCGTGCAATTAAATAGGTTATTCTAGCGTAGAACTAAATAGGCTCTTGTTTACCCTAGTGTGGAACCAATCAGGGTAGATCcctaatattgaaattaaatagataGATTCTTGTATATGCTAGCGTGCAACCAAACAGGAAAGATTTCCTCTCTGACTATAGTTTCTAACTCATTGATTTCTAGCTAAGGTTGCCTACCTGAAATATATCCAgttcagtttttttttttcacataACTAGTAACTTTTGCTTAAACCAGCGAAAtactattatttgttttatattttttctggaGTTTAATTACCGacccttttttaatttcattctctgttatatgaaaaaattttacaaaatctgCTTAATTCGAAATAAGATAGCAATATTGAATTCCGGGAATTCCCTTCAATACCTATCGACGTTctgcttttttaattatatttaaaaaaatatgaatttgcatgaaaattcGCAGTATAGTTACCAACTTtgatatctaaaatataacatcTGAAATTGCATTACAATCAATGTTATGTGTTTCTGACACtgctaaaaattaataattttaatttactgtTTTGTCAAACCaccagaaatataaaaattgaaatataaatttaattgagaaaatgttagtataaaaattagatttaatattatttacttcGAATTGTTAATACTTGTTATTTTGTACAGTTTCTTAACATCAAAAGATAAAGTTGCAATAATGTTTATGGGTTCTGCTGTTACAACAAACCGTTTGAATAAAGAACATGTAGAAGAATTTACagattttcatattaaatattcattttattccaTTCTAAGTATATTCTGATTGTACTTGtggaaataatagaaatggaaatattttaactcatattataatattaattatgatatttttcctattttagCTTTTCCAATTCTGcaaggaaaattattttgatgtttggttttaataaagaagcagatattatttcacaatttcaAACAGGTACAATTGTAAATAGCCTTTCTGCAGACAACATTATATTAAGGGGCCAACACGCCGAGGAGGATCAGGATCTCCTTAAACTTGCACGACGGCCCAGGGGATAGCGTTGAGAAGGATGGCCCTCCCAATGCCCGAAATAACCAAGGAATGATTCCCTCAGACAGGAGAAGACGCAGGAGTGCTCCGGTAGTAATTCGAAAGAGGTCCTTGGGTATCCCAGCCGAGCGTCAGGCGatccaccgtggggttttagtggGTAAAGTCCGACACTATCCCGCCACTTCCCAAAAAAGCGGAGGAGgatgtccatgaggatttcatGCCCACCATCcatataaaaaaatcatcgaaatcaaTGAGGTtttattctatacattttcCGTAACTTTTTGTTATACATACATCGATCTTTCCTGCattattgtttcaaaattcgtcaaaattcagattttaaaataattatacttcTCGAAACCGTTGCGAATGTGCAtgcaattttctaaaagattaaacaagaaattcaaaactatgtaataactttcttttatatttatatattgcaaaaatatttatttttaaacaaattaatactttttttaaactttccttcgaatttttatttttaacaattctttaaataaataataaaataagtatttaagtaataaaaaatagaaataagtaTGTTAGAATCTTTTGAGATTTTTGGAAGTcagaagaataataaaaaagttaattataaatgaCTCAGGTTGCCCATGGAAGATGCAAATAATGGAAGATGCTTGCTCACAGAGGGTTAAGTACTAACAtctaacaaaattctataagataatatcttaaattataatactttaataattttacttacctatgaaatattttgtataacagAACCTCAATTATCCAAACATGTTTCCTATGTAAACAGTTCACTCTTCtacataaatttttgttagcTGTCAATGTTATCATTGGCGAAAAGGTCTAAGAGCAATGTATGTAAAGACAaagattgaaagaaaaatacagattcagaagaaattatattagtaataaaGTTGATTTATGCCAACAATGTAGTTTATTGTATGTAATTATACAGCAGTTTTGAATATTACCATAGATTATTTACacttaattaaatacaaaattataggctgaatttaatataaaaatgtacgatAAAAATTGACTTGCTTacttataaaattatgatatacatattaatcatataaatttatgtaataattgaaaatggaCGGATTATATTCTGATATAATTCTGGACGGATTCCTCtcatttgttaaaataagGCTACTTTTTATATGATACTGTTACGTTCGTAACCAACTATTCGAATCTCCCTTATTTTCGGTGATGTTATCTTAGTATTCTATATTGTCATCTTAAAGAGAATATAATAATCGAAATAGCAAGACTCAATAAagttattattgaaaatgacGATAAAGTTGATGCCGCATTGCAAGAATTTTCAGAACAGGAACATTCTTCCCAATATACACCATTTTCATACACTCCCCAGTTACAAACACCCGTGACTCCAGTACTGGCAACGGAAGAACATCGACGGATCACTTGTCGCCATCTACCGTCCCCTTCGAAAATTgatcaaaataataaacaaatgaGAACTAGATTagcaatgaaattaataatggaCGTAGTAATAAGCGCACCACGTATTTTAACTTGTTGAGAAGAGCtaaatatgtagtaatacaaaatttaaaaaaagtacACTTACAAATAAAACCACGAGGACTCTGACGAGTTATTTTAACACAGAAGGTGCCAGGCATGTATGACTCTTCGCTGTTACATTCTACAGCGATATTTTTgtctttatcaaatttttcatacGCTCCACACAAATCTTCGCCTTTAGGGTCAGTGTCACTACTACATTGATAACAACGAATCGCTTGAGTgcctaaaatttatttaaacgaactaaaaaatcgatcgaaactTAGTAATGTTTCATAACTAGACTGCGAAATTTTCTACAGTAATAGAGATTTTGAAAGTGAAAAATTGCACAGAATGTGTAtactatgaaaaaatataaaaaatgttcaaagtattttttttataatacttgACATAACAACTTTGTACTAAGGCTATACTTTCTTaactatattttcaaaaatataaatttgcttaAAACTCCGCAGTTTATTCATAACCTTAAAATGAACGAACCGAttctttatgtaaaataaaatatgccaaagtaatttttattcgaaaacatGTACACTTACCTACCACTGAGAATAAAAGTAACAAATTAACACTCGCGATCACATTTTTTACAATCATTTTGAGATATCTTTGGAAGAATAGTTACTTATTCAAGGGCGTTGGTTACCATAAGCATTGACTCAATACACACAGATAGATCTAACATTTTGTGGGACTTCGTGTCATATGTTCTGAAATACCGATCGTGTAAAAAAGTATAGGTTTTGTTTTGGCACCGACGAGGTAATTTATCGCAGAATGTTGTCATTCCGTTATGCCAATGATGCCATCTACGATTTAGACCGGTAAGTATACGAATTATATTCAATCCAACTGTCGAAGTCGATAAAATCAAATTCCGCTTTTGTTATATATCCATATATACACTTCGCTAACGATCTTCGTGCTTTAGTCCGTGATACTATAAAAGAGGGCGATAAGTGGTAAGCGGTAGAGCGACAGAAAATAAACTTAACCTATAGATTTATATAGAGTAGATCATACCGATAAACGGTGAGTGACAATTCATCGCTCAGCTGTGTGACTTATTCCGTATAAATCTATAGGTTTGATTTACTTTCTGTCGCTCAACCGTCACTTGTTTTGCCGCTCTGTCGCTTGCCGCTTGTTTTTCCGTAA encodes:
- the LOC139986038 gene encoding UPAR/Ly6 domain-containing protein crok, which produces MIVKNVIASVNLLLLFSVVGTQAIRCYQCSSDTDPKGEDLCGAYEKFDKDKNIAVECNSEESYMPGTFCVKITRQSPRGFIWDGRWRQVIRRCSSVASTGVTGVCNWGVYENGVYWEECSCSENSCNAASTLSSFSIITLLSLAISIIIFSLR